One region of Halohasta litchfieldiae genomic DNA includes:
- a CDS encoding GTPBP1 family GTP-binding protein: protein MSADRAALQQALKRGEQDGGHIEFKERLTRELHLADGRMESLAAQLRHRVLSGDGEATYVVGVTDNGGIAGIAPEEFSETMDVLSLLAEEAGAHIENVDTWSAGDDGLVGMATIREGSMLTADNGHIVIGTAGHVDHGKSTLVGSLVTGEPDDGDGFTRSFLDVQPHEVERGLSADLSYAVYGFDETGDPVRMDNPHRKTDRARVVQEADRLVSFVDTVGHEPWLRTTIRGLVGQKLDYGLLAVAADDGPTKTTREHLGILLATDLPTIVAVTKVDAVSPERVVEVEKEIETLLRDVQKTPLRVERYGVETAAGELNETVVPIIRTSAVRGDGMDDLDRLFETLPKRSTDEHSEFQMYIDRTYNVTGVGAVASGTINAGTVSEGDELLLGPMSDGSFREVEVRSIEMHYHRVDTAKAGRIVGIALKGVDESEVKRGMALLPREADPDPVRSFEAEVMVLNHPTRITEGYEPVIHLETLSETAVFSPEGGKLLPGDTGTTTVEFKFRPYFVEEGQRFVFREGSSKGVGTVVSVDD, encoded by the coding sequence ATGAGCGCGGATCGGGCCGCTTTACAGCAGGCCCTCAAGCGCGGTGAACAGGACGGCGGCCACATCGAGTTCAAAGAACGACTCACACGGGAACTCCATCTGGCCGACGGCCGGATGGAGAGTCTAGCGGCCCAACTCCGTCACCGAGTTCTCTCGGGTGACGGCGAGGCCACCTATGTCGTCGGCGTCACCGACAACGGCGGCATCGCGGGCATCGCACCCGAGGAGTTCTCCGAGACGATGGATGTGCTTTCGTTGCTCGCCGAGGAGGCGGGTGCCCATATCGAAAACGTCGACACTTGGAGCGCCGGCGATGACGGACTAGTTGGCATGGCGACGATCCGCGAGGGATCGATGCTGACCGCCGACAACGGCCACATCGTCATCGGGACGGCGGGGCACGTCGACCACGGAAAATCCACGCTCGTCGGTTCTCTGGTCACTGGCGAACCTGACGACGGCGACGGCTTCACGCGGAGCTTTCTCGATGTCCAGCCCCACGAGGTCGAACGCGGTCTCTCGGCTGATCTCTCGTATGCCGTCTACGGCTTCGACGAGACGGGCGATCCAGTTCGGATGGATAACCCACACCGGAAAACTGATCGCGCACGTGTGGTCCAAGAGGCCGACCGACTCGTTTCGTTCGTCGACACTGTCGGTCACGAGCCATGGCTTCGGACGACGATCCGCGGCCTCGTCGGCCAGAAACTCGATTACGGATTGTTGGCTGTTGCGGCCGACGACGGCCCGACGAAGACGACCCGCGAGCATCTTGGCATTCTGTTGGCGACCGATCTACCGACGATTGTGGCAGTGACGAAAGTCGACGCCGTCTCACCGGAGCGCGTCGTCGAGGTCGAAAAGGAGATCGAGACGCTGCTGCGGGACGTCCAAAAGACACCCCTTCGCGTCGAGCGCTACGGCGTCGAGACCGCTGCAGGCGAACTCAACGAGACGGTCGTGCCAATCATTCGAACGAGTGCGGTTCGCGGCGATGGGATGGATGACCTCGACCGGCTGTTCGAGACCCTCCCCAAGCGGTCGACCGACGAACACAGCGAGTTCCAGATGTACATCGACCGCACCTACAACGTCACCGGCGTCGGCGCGGTCGCCTCCGGCACGATCAACGCTGGCACCGTCTCCGAGGGCGACGAACTCCTGTTGGGACCGATGTCGGATGGGAGTTTCCGCGAGGTCGAGGTGCGGTCTATCGAGATGCATTACCACCGGGTCGACACGGCCAAAGCCGGGCGGATCGTCGGCATTGCGCTCAAGGGTGTCGACGAAAGCGAGGTCAAACGCGGGATGGCACTGCTCCCGCGCGAGGCTGACCCGGATCCGGTTCGCTCGTTTGAGGCGGAGGTGATGGTCCTTAATCATCCGACTCGAATCACCGAGGGGTACGAACCCGTCATCCATCTGGAGACACTCAGCGAGACCGCGGTCTTCTCGCCGGAGGGTGGCAAACTGCTCCCCGGCGACACAGGCACAACGACAGTCGAGTTCAAATTTCGGCCCTACTTCGTCGAGGAGGGCCAGCGGTTCGTCTTCCGTGAAGGCTCCAGTAAAGGTGTGGGAACCGTGGTTTCAGTCGACGATTAA
- a CDS encoding J domain-containing protein, with amino-acid sequence MDRNGLILGVSAVLFGITALMLIVGVVVNPFFLLAAIPFGASAYLLWYQASGKLADRIRSNPDSYARSPGGDAGPGSFDAGPFEGRFSDERTRRNRRRSRSTAGAEQSDFSPSKARQILDVDATADETDIKTAYRRKAKEHHPDTDSGDEEMFKKVSQAYETLSE; translated from the coding sequence GTGGACAGAAACGGACTCATCCTCGGCGTATCGGCAGTGCTGTTCGGCATCACTGCCCTCATGCTGATCGTCGGGGTCGTGGTGAATCCGTTTTTCCTGTTAGCCGCCATTCCGTTCGGTGCCTCGGCGTATCTACTGTGGTATCAGGCCAGTGGGAAACTCGCCGACCGGATCCGGTCGAATCCCGACTCCTACGCCCGCTCGCCGGGCGGCGACGCCGGCCCCGGCTCGTTCGATGCTGGTCCCTTCGAGGGCCGATTTTCGGATGAGCGAACCCGACGGAACCGCCGGCGCTCCCGGTCGACCGCAGGAGCCGAGCAAAGCGATTTTTCCCCGTCCAAAGCCCGCCAAATCCTCGATGTCGACGCAACCGCCGACGAGACCGATATAAAGACTGCCTACCGCCGGAAAGCAAAGGAGCACCATCCCGACACTGACTCCGGCGACGAGGAGATGTTTAAAAAGGTAAGCCAAGCCTACGAGACGCTCAGCGAGTAG
- a CDS encoding sulfurtransferase, which yields MVDATGPLVSAETVAANLEQIQTTDADYRLIEVNIQQGTYESSHIPGAVSLDWQRDLRDTETFDVLSPAALSGLLGDCGVTRETTIILYGDFFNWFAAHAYWLLRYYRHENVVLLDGGRNYWVENEYPMTNEVPSVPSREYHAPEPDESIRARRGDVEAAVESGGCLLDARAPPEYRGDILAPPGWNEGVQRGGHIPGAVNTPCRDTIQTDRRFRSREELAALFDEYATDEQIIVYCRVGERSALVWTALAEILGYENVSYYYGSFVEWGNSVGLPVENATSADLR from the coding sequence ATGGTCGACGCGACCGGGCCACTCGTCAGCGCGGAGACGGTGGCTGCTAATCTGGAGCAGATTCAAACGACCGACGCCGACTACCGACTGATAGAAGTGAACATCCAGCAGGGCACCTACGAGTCGTCGCATATCCCGGGGGCGGTTAGTCTCGACTGGCAGCGTGACCTCCGCGACACGGAGACGTTCGACGTGCTCTCCCCGGCGGCACTGTCAGGCCTGCTCGGCGACTGCGGCGTGACCCGTGAGACGACGATTATCCTCTATGGAGACTTCTTCAACTGGTTCGCCGCACACGCCTACTGGCTGCTGCGATACTACCGCCATGAGAACGTGGTGTTGCTTGATGGGGGACGGAACTACTGGGTCGAAAACGAGTATCCAATGACCAACGAAGTTCCGTCGGTTCCCAGCCGCGAGTACCACGCCCCCGAACCCGACGAGTCCATTCGCGCGCGCCGCGGAGATGTCGAAGCGGCCGTCGAGTCCGGCGGCTGTCTGCTTGACGCCCGCGCACCGCCGGAGTACCGCGGCGACATTCTCGCACCCCCGGGCTGGAACGAGGGCGTACAGCGCGGCGGTCACATCCCCGGCGCAGTGAACACACCCTGCCGGGACACCATCCAGACAGACCGCCGCTTCCGCTCCCGCGAGGAGCTGGCAGCACTGTTCGATGAGTACGCCACAGACGAGCAAATCATCGTCTACTGTCGCGTCGGCGAGCGATCGGCACTCGTCTGGACGGCTCTCGCAGAGATACTCGGCTACGAGAACGTCTCCTACTATTACGGTTCGTTCGTCGAGTGGGGGAACAGTGTCGGGCTCCCGGTCGAGAACGCAACCAGTGCCGACCTTCGGTGA
- a CDS encoding MogA/MoaB family molybdenum cofactor biosynthesis protein has product MPETPSDPDRTATTDSARRTTDDHGHDIVSPLQAAIITVSTSRANATDPEDPGGDRIESLLEAADHRVVDRRLVPDGIGPIQRALDELLDDPTVDFVIATGGTGATIDDVTPDAVSERFDRELPGFGELFRQLSYEEIGPRTIASRATAGIARDTPVFVLPGSRNAVELATEAIILDEAPHLVGLSTRHLVGPNSE; this is encoded by the coding sequence ATGCCAGAGACGCCATCCGATCCGGATCGAACCGCAACGACCGATTCCGCTAGACGGACCACCGACGACCACGGCCACGACATCGTTTCGCCGCTTCAGGCGGCGATCATCACCGTCTCGACCTCGCGGGCCAACGCGACGGACCCCGAAGACCCCGGCGGCGACAGGATCGAGTCGCTGCTAGAGGCCGCCGACCACCGAGTCGTCGACCGTCGACTGGTGCCCGACGGGATCGGACCCATCCAGCGAGCCCTCGACGAGTTGCTCGACGATCCAACAGTCGACTTCGTTATTGCGACCGGCGGGACTGGGGCGACAATCGATGACGTAACGCCGGATGCGGTGTCGGAGCGGTTCGACCGCGAGTTACCGGGGTTTGGCGAGCTGTTCCGCCAACTATCCTACGAGGAGATCGGTCCCAGAACGATTGCCTCCCGGGCGACCGCGGGAATCGCCCGCGATACGCCGGTGTTCGTGCTGCCGGGGAGTCGAAATGCCGTCGAGTTGGCGACTGAGGCGATCATCCTCGACGAGGCCCCCCATCTCGTCGGGCTGTCGACCCGTCACCTCGTCGGACCGAACAGTGAGTAG
- a CDS encoding disulfide bond formation protein B produces the protein MRRRLLAGCTLVAIVATVGSLYFSEIANLSPCPLCWYQRILMYPLVVIFGVATFENRPAVWKTALPLSGLGIGVSAYHTVLQLTPTAQCSVGIGCGTIQWQGLAVFTIPRLALLAFVLITAGSVVLVVRDRQ, from the coding sequence ATGCGTCGTCGACTGCTTGCGGGCTGTACGCTCGTCGCTATTGTAGCGACTGTAGGGAGTCTCTACTTTAGCGAGATTGCCAACCTTTCGCCATGCCCACTCTGCTGGTACCAGCGCATCCTGATGTATCCGCTCGTCGTGATTTTCGGCGTGGCGACCTTTGAAAATCGGCCTGCGGTCTGGAAGACGGCTCTCCCGCTGTCCGGACTGGGAATCGGCGTTTCGGCCTACCACACGGTACTCCAGCTTACGCCAACTGCTCAGTGTTCGGTCGGCATCGGCTGCGGCACGATCCAATGGCAGGGCCTCGCTGTCTTCACCATCCCACGGCTCGCGCTGCTGGCGTTCGTCCTTATTACCGCAGGGAGTGTCGTCCTCGTAGTCCGTGATCGGCAATAG
- a CDS encoding helix-turn-helix domain-containing protein, whose amino-acid sequence MREFVFDLVYEETAGPLQQLLTDPTGVSSRGVGGSIDAEEFWRLERFEGPADALSELTNAGQRELLAVEQITPAGCEGAVHREVLKRTDSECELYYHLRDIGNCESVPTLAVEYIGPDVLFELERSQNRETWTVMMDTDDGVGLFYDALQVSLQEGIRFEFDHIGQASNRRTGLFARKNLPPEQREALVEAVGRGYYEKPRQITLEELSTELDCPRSTLSYRLRSAESRLAKSFATTDQSREFKSFPQTADQRGGT is encoded by the coding sequence ATGCGAGAGTTCGTTTTCGACCTCGTCTACGAGGAGACAGCGGGGCCACTACAGCAGTTGCTTACCGACCCTACTGGAGTCTCTTCAAGGGGGGTCGGTGGCAGTATCGATGCCGAGGAGTTCTGGCGGCTCGAACGATTCGAGGGGCCAGCAGACGCGCTCAGCGAACTCACAAACGCTGGGCAACGGGAGCTGCTTGCTGTCGAGCAAATCACCCCAGCCGGCTGTGAGGGAGCGGTTCACAGAGAGGTGCTGAAACGGACCGACTCCGAGTGTGAACTGTACTACCACCTGCGGGATATCGGGAACTGCGAGTCTGTCCCAACACTGGCTGTCGAGTATATCGGTCCGGACGTCCTGTTCGAGCTCGAACGGAGTCAGAACCGCGAGACGTGGACCGTGATGATGGACACCGATGACGGTGTCGGACTGTTTTACGACGCCTTACAGGTGTCGTTGCAGGAAGGGATTCGCTTCGAGTTCGACCATATCGGACAGGCCTCCAACCGGCGAACGGGACTGTTCGCACGCAAGAATCTCCCGCCGGAACAGCGCGAGGCACTCGTCGAGGCGGTCGGGCGCGGCTACTACGAAAAACCCAGACAGATAACGCTCGAAGAGTTGTCGACGGAACTGGACTGTCCCCGGTCGACGTTGTCGTATCGACTCCGGAGTGCCGAATCGAGACTCGCTAAGAGCTTTGCGACCACCGACCAGTCGAGGGAGTTCAAGAGCTTTCCACAGACAGCCGATCAGCGGGGAGGCACCTAA
- a CDS encoding MTH1187 family thiamine-binding protein: MTVIALLSVAPVIEDSMAEEVAAAVDALDGHDISYETNPMGTVIEADDIDTLLAAVGDAHKAVDADRVSTVLKIDDKRASDETAAEKVDAVEEVLGREPRND, encoded by the coding sequence ATGACTGTCATCGCACTCCTGAGTGTTGCCCCCGTCATCGAAGATAGCATGGCCGAAGAGGTTGCTGCAGCCGTCGACGCCCTCGATGGCCACGACATCAGCTATGAGACCAACCCGATGGGAACCGTCATCGAAGCCGATGATATCGACACGCTGCTGGCGGCGGTCGGCGACGCCCACAAAGCGGTCGACGCCGACCGAGTGAGCACGGTTCTCAAGATCGACGACAAGCGGGCCAGCGACGAAACCGCCGCCGAGAAAGTCGACGCCGTCGAGGAGGTTCTCGGCCGTGAGCCACGGAACGACTAG
- a CDS encoding cbb3-type cytochrome c oxidase subunit I — MGVFLVAVATWLTRVENWRSYTPVGGGSFIDNSGYVDEEKPAGIVRWLTTVDHKDIGILYGLYGIFAFAVGGLMVTVMRLDLITTESILGTATYNGLLTSHGITMLFLFGTPIIAAFANYLIPILIGADDMAFPRINAIAFWLLPPAALLIWAGFFAKPLGLFGPAQTAWTMYTPLSLGAAGGSGDMVGGAGVDLLLLGLHLSGVAATMGAINFIATIFTQRGEKVTWANLDIFSWTVLTQSGLILFAFPLLGSALVMLLADRNFGTTFFLSDGGNILYQHLFWFFGHPEVYVLVLPMMGIVSYVLPRFAGRQLFGFKFVVYSTLAIGVLSFGVWAHHMFTTGMDPRLRTSFMAVSIAISIPSAVKTFNWVTTLWNGRVRLTTPMLFCIGFISNFIIGGVTGVFLASIPVNLVLHDTYYVVGHFHYIVMGAIAFAGFAGIYYWFPLVTKRMYQASLGKAHFWLTMVGTNITFLAMILLGYGGMPRRYATYLPEFATLHQVATLGALILLIGQIIWLYNMVTSWFEGKRVEDGDPWNLNQDDVRTIEWQWFEHKLDTQLAADGGEEDVVPDGGETVDEMVDTDSGDADKTDA; from the coding sequence ATGGGGGTGTTCCTCGTCGCTGTCGCCACGTGGCTCACACGGGTCGAAAACTGGCGATCCTACACGCCAGTCGGCGGTGGCTCGTTCATCGACAACTCGGGCTACGTCGACGAGGAGAAACCCGCTGGCATCGTTCGCTGGCTCACAACTGTCGACCACAAGGACATCGGCATCCTCTACGGACTCTACGGGATATTTGCCTTCGCGGTCGGCGGGCTCATGGTCACCGTGATGCGGTTGGATCTCATCACGACCGAATCGATTCTCGGAACTGCAACCTACAACGGTCTCCTGACGAGCCACGGAATCACGATGCTGTTCCTCTTCGGAACACCGATTATCGCAGCCTTCGCAAACTACCTGATCCCGATACTCATCGGTGCCGACGACATGGCGTTCCCGCGAATCAACGCCATCGCCTTCTGGCTGTTGCCGCCCGCGGCACTCCTGATCTGGGCGGGCTTCTTCGCCAAGCCGCTCGGCCTGTTCGGACCCGCACAGACGGCGTGGACAATGTACACGCCGCTGTCGCTGGGGGCGGCTGGTGGGAGCGGTGATATGGTCGGCGGGGCTGGCGTCGACCTGCTGTTACTCGGATTGCACCTCTCAGGGGTCGCCGCGACGATGGGTGCGATCAACTTCATCGCGACCATCTTCACCCAGCGCGGCGAGAAGGTGACGTGGGCGAACCTCGATATCTTTTCGTGGACAGTCCTCACTCAGTCGGGGCTCATCCTGTTTGCCTTTCCCCTCCTGGGCAGCGCGCTGGTGATGTTGCTGGCTGACCGGAACTTCGGCACGACTTTCTTCCTCTCGGATGGCGGCAATATACTATACCAGCACCTGTTTTGGTTCTTCGGTCATCCCGAGGTGTACGTCCTCGTGTTGCCGATGATGGGCATCGTGAGCTACGTCCTCCCGCGGTTCGCAGGCAGACAGCTCTTCGGCTTCAAATTCGTCGTCTACTCCACGCTCGCAATCGGTGTGCTCTCCTTTGGCGTCTGGGCCCACCACATGTTCACGACGGGGATGGACCCACGACTCCGAACCTCGTTTATGGCGGTCTCGATAGCAATTTCGATACCATCAGCCGTGAAGACATTCAACTGGGTGACCACCCTGTGGAACGGCCGGGTTCGGCTGACAACGCCGATGCTGTTCTGTATCGGCTTCATCTCGAACTTCATCATCGGCGGTGTAACCGGTGTCTTCCTCGCATCGATCCCGGTTAACCTTGTGCTGCATGACACCTACTACGTCGTGGGTCACTTCCACTACATCGTGATGGGGGCCATCGCGTTCGCCGGCTTTGCTGGCATCTACTACTGGTTCCCGCTTGTCACCAAGCGGATGTACCAGGCCAGCCTCGGCAAGGCCCATTTCTGGCTAACGATGGTCGGAACAAACATCACCTTCCTCGCGATGATCCTGCTGGGCTACGGCGGCATGCCGCGACGGTACGCGACCTACCTGCCTGAGTTCGCGACGCTCCATCAGGTCGCAACGCTCGGTGCTCTGATTCTGCTGATCGGCCAGATTATCTGGCTGTACAACATGGTCACCTCGTGGTTCGAGGGCAAACGCGTCGAGGATGGCGATCCTTGGAATCTTAATCAAGACGACGTGCGAACCATCGAATGGCAGTGGTTCGAACACAAACTCGACACCCAACTGGCGGCTGACGGTGGCGAAGAAGATGTTGTACCCGACGGTGGCGAAACGGTCGACGAGATGGTCGACACCGATTCAGGTGATGCTGACAAAACTGACGCTTGA
- a CDS encoding Gfo/Idh/MocA family protein, with protein MQSTPPQIGIVGLGGIGHYHADLLGDQTADLVGGVDISGDARRAFSEKYNVSTYEQVDDLLEVADALFVTTPNRFHEEYTVKALDAGLDVLLEKPLAHTLESAERIVEAAHAADGFCMVGFNNRFSAPVEVIKQYQANGRFGDFSHIEANYVRRRGIPGRGSWFTSKEVAGGGSLIDIGVHAIDLALYFLDFPQIAEVSGTARSQFGTREDYAFVEMWGDDIGPQGFDVDDSVSAFIRTAKGQTISLDVAWAANRPTNDEFVLRGTEAGAKFDRSSHELTIYEDSKAGRDHLTDAEIETRASDTHKTEQKYFLEHVGGGTAPPRNTVDEGLAVQRVIDAIYRSSEEGRAISLD; from the coding sequence ATGCAGTCCACCCCACCACAGATCGGAATCGTTGGTCTCGGCGGTATCGGGCATTATCATGCCGACCTCCTCGGCGATCAGACGGCCGACCTCGTCGGCGGCGTCGACATCTCGGGCGACGCGAGACGCGCGTTCAGTGAGAAATACAACGTTTCGACCTACGAGCAGGTCGACGACCTGTTGGAGGTTGCCGACGCGCTGTTCGTCACAACACCCAATCGGTTCCACGAGGAGTATACGGTCAAGGCACTCGACGCAGGACTCGATGTCCTCCTCGAAAAGCCGCTGGCCCACACTCTCGAAAGCGCCGAGCGAATCGTCGAGGCTGCCCACGCCGCCGATGGGTTCTGTATGGTCGGCTTCAACAACCGGTTTTCGGCACCCGTCGAAGTAATCAAACAGTATCAGGCCAACGGCCGGTTCGGCGACTTTTCGCATATCGAGGCCAACTACGTCCGGCGGCGGGGGATTCCCGGTCGTGGTTCGTGGTTTACCTCCAAGGAGGTCGCCGGCGGCGGCTCGCTGATCGATATCGGCGTCCACGCCATCGACCTTGCGCTCTACTTCCTCGACTTTCCACAGATTGCCGAAGTGTCCGGAACCGCTCGCTCGCAGTTCGGCACCCGCGAGGATTATGCTTTCGTCGAGATGTGGGGCGACGACATCGGGCCACAGGGGTTCGACGTCGACGACTCGGTCAGCGCCTTCATTAGAACCGCAAAGGGCCAGACGATCTCGTTGGACGTCGCGTGGGCAGCCAACCGCCCGACCAACGACGAGTTCGTGCTCCGAGGTACCGAGGCCGGCGCGAAGTTCGACCGGTCGAGCCACGAGCTCACGATCTACGAGGACAGCAAAGCCGGTCGGGACCACCTCACCGACGCCGAGATCGAAACACGCGCCAGTGATACCCACAAAACCGAACAAAAATATTTCCTCGAACACGTTGGCGGCGGGACTGCCCCACCGCGAAACACCGTCGACGAAGGGTTGGCCGTCCAGCGTGTCATCGACGCGATCTACCGGTCCTCCGAGGAGGGACGGGCGATCTCACTGGACTGA
- the mch gene encoding methenyltetrahydromethanopterin cyclohydrolase, whose product MESINRSAVELVDEALDFAEELGVVPTELDCGATVIDFGVAADGGIEAGLMLADIQTAGLATIYTQMDQIGGAPIPYVELTTDHPGIALLCSQKAGWELDFEEYNGLGSGPARALVGQETDFERMGYYDEFDFAVLTVESIDLPNDRIAEHVADLSNVEPTSVFLPTYAAGSTAGSVSMAARAAELAVFRLSELGYPPSEILSATGRAPVAPVSYNESVAMGRTNDALAYGGEVYLQVRKESNVFDQVPSNAREEYGVPFERIFEDADWDFYDVDESIFAPAKVTIDVVDGATYVLGETDEELVAESFGIQ is encoded by the coding sequence ATGGAGAGCATCAATCGCTCGGCAGTCGAGCTCGTCGACGAGGCACTCGACTTCGCCGAGGAACTCGGTGTCGTCCCCACTGAACTCGACTGCGGCGCAACGGTGATCGACTTCGGTGTGGCCGCCGACGGCGGCATCGAAGCCGGTCTCATGCTGGCCGATATTCAGACTGCTGGCCTGGCAACGATCTATACGCAGATGGACCAGATCGGCGGCGCGCCGATTCCCTACGTCGAACTGACGACCGACCATCCCGGCATTGCCCTGCTCTGCTCGCAGAAGGCAGGCTGGGAGCTGGATTTCGAGGAGTACAACGGCCTCGGCTCCGGTCCCGCCCGTGCGCTGGTCGGCCAAGAAACCGATTTCGAACGCATGGGTTACTACGACGAGTTCGATTTCGCCGTGTTAACCGTCGAGAGTATCGATCTGCCGAACGACCGGATCGCCGAACACGTCGCCGACCTCAGTAACGTCGAGCCGACCAGCGTCTTTCTGCCGACCTACGCCGCCGGGTCGACCGCAGGTAGCGTCTCGATGGCCGCCCGTGCGGCCGAACTCGCGGTGTTCCGCCTCTCGGAACTCGGCTATCCGCCGTCGGAGATCCTCTCGGCAACGGGTCGCGCCCCAGTTGCCCCAGTGAGTTACAACGAGTCGGTCGCCATGGGCCGAACCAACGACGCGCTGGCCTACGGCGGCGAGGTCTACCTCCAGGTCCGCAAAGAATCGAACGTCTTCGATCAGGTCCCCTCCAACGCGAGAGAAGAGTACGGCGTCCCCTTCGAGCGCATCTTCGAGGACGCCGACTGGGACTTCTACGACGTCGACGAGAGCATCTTCGCGCCAGCCAAGGTCACTATCGACGTGGTCGACGGCGCGACCTACGTCCTTGGCGAAACCGACGAGGAACTCGTCGCCGAGTCGTTCGGCATCCAGTAG